Part of the Desulfurococcus sp. genome is shown below.
AAGTTGTCGGGGCTCTCGCCACCGGTAAGCCCTACCCGTGGCCTGATGTAGGCTTCGAGGTTGGCTCAATGGTGGCTAGAGGGGAGGTAGACTACGGGGTGGTTATATGCTATACTGGAACCGGGGTTTCCATAGCAGCCAATAAGGTGAGAGGTGTTAGAGCAGCCCTCGCCACGGACTCGAAGAATGCTGAAGGCGCTAGGAAATGGAATGATGCTAACGTTCTCGCGTTAAGTGCTAGGCTTACAAGTGAGGAGCTAGCTAAGGAGATACTTGATGCATTCTTCTCTACTAGTAGCGTGGATCCAGGTGAGATAGAAAACATCGAGAAGCTTAAATCCATGGATAGAGAGCGCTGAATCCACGCTTCCACCTCGCACAGTCTACTCGTTATTATTTAAACCCAGAGTACCCTAGGTTATCCAGTAGCCGGCTTAAACTGGTGTCAAGCAATGTACTCGCTGCTCAAGATCAGAGATGTTGTTAGAATACCACCCTCGAAGTTCGGTAGGCCTGTAGAGGCTGTCGCGCTCGAGGAATTAAGAGGCAGGTATGAGGGGACAATAGTCTCCATAGAGAAGCCTGATGGAGGAGAAGAGCTTGGAGTAGTAGTAGCTGTAGTTGACGCTAAAGTCGATGAAACCGGGAGGATTCTTCCAGGAGATGGAGCCACATACCACGACGTCGAGGTAGATATGCTGGTCTTCGCACCCTTTATCAAGGAGATCGTTGAAGGCGAAGTTGTCACCGTGACGAGAGCAGGATTATACGTGAACCTGGGTGTTGTAGACGGCTTCATACACATAAACCAGGTGTCTGATGAGAGAGTTAGCTACGATGCATCCCGTTCAATACTACTCCTCGAGGAGTCGAGGAGAATAGTGGAGAAAGGCGACTCTGTTAGAGCACGCATATATACACTTGGAATACTCCCAGGTAAAGGATTGAGAATACATATGACTATGAGGCAGCCACATCTAGGTAAACTAGAATGGCTTAAGGGAAAGGGGGGAGCTAAGTGAGCAGTAGAAGCAAGCCTTTCAAAGCATGCCGTAAGTGTAGAGCACTAGTTCCAAAGGATGCTGCTACATGCCCTGTATGTGGTTCACGAGACTTTACTTTCGAGTGGAGTGGTGTTGTAATAGTCTTCAACCCTGAGAAGTCAGCGGTAGCTAAAACCCTAGGCTTGGAGACGCGAGGCAAGTACGTGGTGAAGATTGAGTAGCTTAACACCAGTGTTAAAGCTACCAGATAGCTACAGGCTCTTCCTCGCTCTCCCCCAGGGAGAACTCTATGTGACACCTTCTAGGGGGGTTGTGAGAGGGCTGGAAGCCGAGGTCGCTGTAGGCGATGTTGTATCGAGGAATCATTTAGCTCGAATCATAGTAGTCGACGCAAAGACTAAGAGAGCTGGCGGAGGCCCCTATCCAGCTTCATGTAGTATTGTAATCCATAATCCACATGGAGCTGTGAGCATGAAATCCTTCACAGCAGCCCTTATACGTCAGGCTAGAGTTGTATGCGTTGATGGCGAAGAGGATCTCACAGTAATCCCCTTCATGCATGCCGGCTACTCAAAGATAATATACGGGCAGCCTGATGTAGGTGTTGTAGAGATCACAGGGTCTAGAAGAGTTTTAAAGCTGCTAGCTTTAAAACTACTTAAAGGATTGAAGCCCTACGTGCTTAAAGCCTAAGTGAATGGTGGTGTAGGTGGCGAAGACAATACAGCTCGACAAGTATAGTGGCGTGGTAGTAGAGGAGAAGTACAATCCCTTAGTTAGAAGAATCGAGTTGAAGATTAAAGTAGCACATGCAGGTGAGGGAACCCCGAATAGAGGACTACTGAGACAAGCGCTAGCTAAAGCTTATGGTAGAAGCGTAAGCCTCGTTTACGTGAGAAGCATTGAAACAGAGTACGGGTTAGGGGTCAGCCTTGTCGAAGCCCACATATATGAGAGCGAGGAGAGAGCTAGGTTATTCGAGCCTGAATTCATAGTTAAACGCAACGAGGAAGCCCTCCAGAAGATCTCAAGCCAGGAGGCTGGTGCCTAATGCCCTACATCCACAAGTTATACGAGGTAGACTACAGTAAGGGAGTTATAAGAAGAAAAAATAAGATCTGCCCTAAATGCGGCTCCTTCATGGCGTTCCATAAGCAGCCAGTAGCTCGATGGCACTGCGGTAAATGCGGGTACACAGAGTACGTTAAGTAGGCTGCCTCGAGGCCACCCTAACGTGGAAGAAACATGAGAAAACGCATCCCTGTTAAACTGCCAGTTGAAGCTGAAAGCAGAGAAATCGTAGTGCTTGGAGTGGA
Proteins encoded:
- a CDS encoding RpiB/LacA/LacB family sugar-phosphate isomerase; translated protein: MRVAVGSDDTYSIARFIVEYLRGKGFEVKVVGALATGKPYPWPDVGFEVGSMVARGEVDYGVVICYTGTGVSIAANKVRGVRAALATDSKNAEGARKWNDANVLALSARLTSEELAKEILDAFFSTSSVDPGEIENIEKLKSMDRER
- a CDS encoding DNA-directed RNA polymerase, which codes for MYSLLKIRDVVRIPPSKFGRPVEAVALEELRGRYEGTIVSIEKPDGGEELGVVVAVVDAKVDETGRILPGDGATYHDVEVDMLVFAPFIKEIVEGEVVTVTRAGLYVNLGVVDGFIHINQVSDERVSYDASRSILLLEESRRIVEKGDSVRARIYTLGILPGKGLRIHMTMRQPHLGKLEWLKGKGGAK
- a CDS encoding DNA-directed RNA polymerase, subunit E'', producing the protein MSSRSKPFKACRKCRALVPKDAATCPVCGSRDFTFEWSGVVIVFNPEKSAVAKTLGLETRGKYVVKIE
- a CDS encoding DUF359 domain-containing protein, whose translation is MSSLTPVLKLPDSYRLFLALPQGELYVTPSRGVVRGLEAEVAVGDVVSRNHLARIIVVDAKTKRAGGGPYPASCSIVIHNPHGAVSMKSFTAALIRQARVVCVDGEEDLTVIPFMHAGYSKIIYGQPDVGVVEITGSRRVLKLLALKLLKGLKPYVLKA
- a CDS encoding 30S ribosomal protein S24e, producing the protein MAKTIQLDKYSGVVVEEKYNPLVRRIELKIKVAHAGEGTPNRGLLRQALAKAYGRSVSLVYVRSIETEYGLGVSLVEAHIYESEERARLFEPEFIVKRNEEALQKISSQEAGA
- a CDS encoding 30S ribosomal protein S27ae, which encodes MPYIHKLYEVDYSKGVIRRKNKICPKCGSFMAFHKQPVARWHCGKCGYTEYVK